A genomic segment from Bryobacteraceae bacterium encodes:
- a CDS encoding alpha-L-fucosidase, with amino-acid sequence MTRRTFLPALATPALAQQSRFAPNWASLDSRPAPAWYQDAKFGIFIHWGVYAVPSFANVGKYSEWYWNALTAGRSGKSNDPNQLATWEFHKRVYGADFPYRAFASMFKAELFKPEDWAETFRKSGAKYVALTSKHHDGFCLWGNEHANKSWERPWNALSIGPRRDVLGDLTNAVRAAGLRMGYYYSLYEWYNPIWLSDRKRYVAEHMAPQFQDLVNRYKPAIIFSDGEWDMPSADWHSEELLAWLYNESPCRDEVIVNDRWGKETRHHHGGYFTTEYTAGLQDASHPWEENRGMGRSYGYNRMERARDYRTAREMILMLVDLVSRGGNLLLDIGPAADGRIPELQEEKLLEIGEWLAVNGEAIYGTRPWTPPGQAKPRTRQWSAGRVPEFTASTYMSRYEIDDYIANPKPGGAAIEAFFTAKGSTVYAIVPGWPGSTVTLKDVRLGSNGGARLLGAGAPVRHRASGGDLVLDLPAVAPTGSHVQCAFAIRLDGVA; translated from the coding sequence GTGACACGACGGACCTTCCTCCCCGCGCTCGCCACGCCCGCCCTCGCGCAGCAGTCCCGCTTCGCGCCCAACTGGGCCTCCCTCGACTCCCGGCCCGCCCCCGCCTGGTATCAGGACGCCAAGTTCGGCATCTTCATCCACTGGGGCGTCTACGCCGTGCCATCCTTCGCCAACGTCGGCAAGTACTCGGAGTGGTATTGGAACGCGCTCACCGCCGGCCGCTCCGGCAAGTCGAACGACCCGAATCAACTCGCCACCTGGGAGTTCCACAAACGCGTCTATGGCGCCGACTTTCCTTACCGCGCCTTCGCTTCCATGTTTAAGGCCGAACTGTTCAAGCCCGAGGACTGGGCGGAGACCTTCCGCAAGTCCGGCGCGAAGTACGTCGCGCTCACTTCCAAGCACCACGACGGTTTTTGTCTCTGGGGCAACGAGCACGCCAACAAGTCCTGGGAGCGCCCCTGGAACGCCCTCTCGATCGGCCCGCGCCGCGACGTGCTCGGCGACCTGACCAACGCCGTCCGCGCCGCCGGCCTCCGCATGGGTTACTACTATTCGCTCTACGAATGGTACAACCCGATCTGGCTCTCCGACCGCAAGCGCTACGTCGCCGAGCATATGGCGCCGCAGTTCCAGGATCTCGTCAACCGCTACAAGCCGGCCATCATCTTCAGCGACGGCGAATGGGACATGCCGAGCGCGGACTGGCATTCCGAAGAGTTACTGGCGTGGCTCTACAACGAATCGCCCTGCCGCGACGAGGTCATCGTCAACGATCGCTGGGGCAAGGAAACCCGCCACCACCACGGCGGTTACTTCACCACCGAGTACACCGCCGGACTCCAGGACGCCTCCCACCCGTGGGAGGAGAATCGCGGGATGGGGCGCTCCTACGGCTACAACCGCATGGAGCGCGCCCGCGACTACCGCACCGCCCGCGAGATGATCCTGATGCTCGTGGACCTGGTGAGCCGCGGGGGCAACCTCCTCCTCGACATCGGCCCGGCGGCCGATGGGCGCATCCCGGAGTTACAAGAGGAGAAGTTACTCGAGATCGGCGAGTGGCTCGCGGTGAACGGCGAGGCCATCTACGGCACGCGCCCATGGACGCCGCCGGGCCAGGCCAAGCCGCGCACGCGCCAGTGGAGCGCCGGCCGCGTTCCTGAGTTTACGGCGTCCACCTACATGTCGCGGTATGAGATCGACGACTACATCGCCAACCCGAAGCCCGGCGGCGCTGCCATCGAGGCGTTCTTCACGGCGAAGGGGTCCACGGTTTACGCGATCGTGCCGGGGTGGCCGGGCTCCACGGTGACGCTCAAGGATGTCCGCCTCGGATCCAACGGCGGTGCGCGATTGCTCGGCGCCGGGGCTCCGGTGCGGCATCGCGCCTCCGGCGGCGACCTCGTGCTCGACCTGCCGGCCGTCGCGCCCACGGGCTCGCATGTGCAGTGTGCGTTTGCGATCCGGCTGGACGGGGTCGCGTAG
- a CDS encoding AAA family ATPase, producing the protein MLTSLRVKNFKRLKDVEIELGKTVVFVGPNNSGKTTALQALALWEIGLRKWLEKRSAKDVPEKRPGITINRRDLVAVPVPSANLLWRDVHTRSVQRANGKQETRNIRVDISVTGVSDDREWKCGFEFDYANEESFYCRPLRLAEESVERMSVPEAAASVRVAFLPPMSGLAATEDRLDPGSIDVRVGEGRTAEVLRNLCYQISAQEDRKTWTALVQQIQQLFGVRLNEPVYIKERGQITMSYQDGSVELDLASSGRGLQQTLLLLAHLYTHPNSVLLLDEPDAHLEILRQRQIYQILTDTAERHACQIVAASHSEVILEEAADRDILVAFVGQPHRIDDRGSQVSKSLKAIGFDQYYQAEQAGWVLYLEGATDLAILRAFAERLAHPANEVLARPFVHYTGNVPQKARDHFFGLKEAKPDLVGVALFDSIDRALPEVGPLVQLAWRRREIENYVAYRETLLAYAKSEPGLEGSLFEEPERQKRVESMEKAIADVTDARRTLAQTDPFDERTEASDDCLAPIFRIYFTTLGLPNLMQKTDYHTLVPFVPLEKSPEEIVEKLDAIARVACDAAPLA; encoded by the coding sequence ATGCTAACGAGTCTGCGCGTGAAGAACTTCAAGCGGCTGAAGGATGTCGAGATTGAGCTCGGGAAGACGGTGGTCTTCGTCGGACCCAACAACTCGGGCAAGACCACCGCGCTGCAGGCGCTGGCGCTCTGGGAGATCGGATTGCGCAAATGGCTCGAAAAGCGATCGGCCAAGGACGTACCGGAGAAGAGACCGGGAATCACGATCAACCGGCGCGATCTGGTTGCGGTCCCGGTTCCTTCCGCCAATCTCCTCTGGCGCGACGTGCATACGAGGTCGGTTCAGCGCGCGAACGGAAAGCAGGAAACGCGAAACATTCGCGTGGATATTTCGGTGACCGGGGTTTCGGATGACCGGGAGTGGAAGTGCGGTTTCGAGTTCGACTACGCCAACGAGGAGTCCTTCTATTGCCGGCCGCTGCGGCTGGCCGAGGAGAGCGTTGAGCGCATGAGCGTCCCAGAAGCGGCGGCTTCGGTGCGGGTGGCGTTCCTGCCGCCGATGTCCGGCCTGGCGGCAACAGAAGACCGGCTCGACCCAGGCTCGATCGACGTCCGTGTAGGCGAAGGACGGACGGCCGAAGTGCTCCGCAACCTCTGTTATCAGATCTCGGCTCAGGAAGACCGGAAAACGTGGACCGCGCTGGTCCAACAGATTCAGCAACTGTTCGGTGTCCGATTGAACGAGCCGGTCTACATTAAAGAGCGCGGCCAGATCACGATGTCGTACCAGGATGGCTCCGTGGAGCTGGATCTGGCCTCATCGGGGCGCGGGCTGCAACAAACCTTGCTCCTGCTGGCGCACCTCTACACGCACCCGAATAGCGTCTTGCTTCTCGACGAGCCGGACGCGCACCTGGAGATTCTCCGGCAACGGCAGATCTACCAGATTCTCACCGACACCGCCGAGCGCCACGCCTGCCAGATCGTTGCCGCAAGCCATAGCGAAGTGATTCTGGAGGAAGCCGCGGATCGGGACATATTGGTGGCGTTCGTGGGACAGCCGCACCGGATCGACGATCGGGGCAGCCAAGTGTCGAAATCGCTGAAGGCGATCGGATTCGATCAGTACTATCAGGCGGAACAGGCGGGCTGGGTTCTGTATCTGGAAGGCGCGACCGATCTTGCCATACTCCGGGCCTTCGCGGAACGGCTCGCTCACCCGGCGAACGAAGTCCTGGCTCGCCCCTTCGTGCACTACACCGGGAACGTTCCCCAGAAGGCTCGTGATCACTTCTTTGGCCTGAAGGAGGCCAAGCCGGATCTGGTTGGCGTAGCCCTGTTCGATTCCATCGACCGGGCGCTGCCCGAAGTCGGCCCCCTCGTACAGTTGGCATGGCGGCGCAGGGAGATTGAGAACTACGTCGCCTACCGGGAGACACTGCTTGCCTATGCGAAAAGCGAACCTGGCTTGGAGGGCTCGCTATTCGAGGAGCCCGAACGGCAGAAGCGCGTGGAATCGATGGAGAAGGCAATCGCGGACGTAACGGATGCGCGCAGGACGCTTGCCCAGACCGATCCGTTCGATGAGAGGACGGAGGCGAGCGACGACTGTCTTGCTCCGATCTTCCGAATCTATTTCACCACGCTCGGCCTGCCCAATCTGATGCAGAAGACGGACTATCACACGCTCGTGCCTTTCGTGCCGCTCGAGAAGAGCCCGGAGGAGATCGTCGAGAAGTTGGATGCCATTGCGCGGGTGGCATGCGATGCAGCGCCGCTGGCGTAG